A segment of the Commensalibacter oyaizuii genome:
TAGTAGCATTTGTACCGCCTACTAGAGACTGAACTGATTTTTTACCCTCGAAAGTTCCGTAGACAGGGCTATTCATCGAAGAAAGATGATTGTTTTGAAAATTAATTGTACTATTAGAAGCTACATAAATCTTATTTTGGTCAGAAACAGTATAAGATTGACCAAAAGTTAACGTACTATTCTCTGACAAAAAGAATACATTATTCGTATAAACAGGTATACCAACAAAGGTCTTGCCTAATCCAGGGAGATCGGTGCCAAGGCTTAAATTAACGTTGGTATTATTACCTAATGTTAATATATTTCCAGAAAAATCATAAGCATTGATACTTCCCGAACCTTTGTCCGTATAGTAACTTGTATCTAAAACGAATTTAAATTCTGAATTATTGCCAAGGTCAACCCTATTGTTGGTAAAGCCGGCTCGAATTTGCCCATAAGAAGTACTGTTTATTCCACCATAATAATTGGTTATCTGAAACGTCGAACCATCATGCAAATCAAAACCATTTTGGTTAATTGTTAAGAATTTTCCAAAAACTAAGTGAACAGGTTTATTTGTAAAACTGAATGAATTATTTACTATATTTTGGGGGGTAGCTGATTGTACGCTCTGAGCACTGTTCCCCCATCCCGTAAAACTCAATTTTATTGGGTCGGTAGCGTCATCATCGTACATGAATATTGTGTCTTGAATGCTTTGCACAGCTCCAGACTGACTGGAAACCAGATTATAATTTGTATTTTCTGATAACAAAACTTCAGGAAGCGTAGGCAAATTTGACGCTGGTGCAATCACGCCTGCAATCGCAGTATCCGTGTCGAATACACTTTCATCAACAGGAAAATCGGCGTCTCCAGTATTTATAATCAATTTGTTTATTTCTTCAGCCATATTTTTAAAACCTAGACTATTAACTTTATTAATAATATTAAAACACCAAAACAATTTGAATTGTTAATAATAACCAACAATTCATTACAAAATCGAAATATATTTTAAGTAATTATTAATAATTTATTTAGGTATAAAAATATTAATTTTATCTTTTAGTCAATAGTTATGTTTTTTTAAAAATTATACTTTTATTAATTTATCTTTATAGATTTATTAACTATGAGACCTGGCAACAATGGATTTAATCTGAACGTGCGTACAAAATAAGTAACCGCTTGAAACAAATTAACTTAACCGTTATCAATAAAACATTATTCAAATATGTAAGTTGTATTATAAGTAAAACTTATAGATATTACGCACGTCCGTGGCATACACCATTGCGATCAAAAAGCAGTATATCCAACTGCATATTCACAGGGAAAAGAGCTTCTTTTACCTGTTCAAGTGCTTTTTGAGCAATAAAATCTGCAAGTTTAATTTTATGCTGACACAGCGAAAAAACTTGAGCTGTTGTATTAACATTAATAATCTTTTCAACTAAATCATCGCTGCCCCCAAGTTGCTTAACCCACTGTGACAACAAAACAAAATCAACAGAAGATCGTTTTGAATGTAAATCAAAATGCCCTTGCGCTAGTTTAGTCATCTTTGCCACCCCACCAGCCAAAGTTAAACGCCGAACAGGATGTGTTTTTAGGTATTTTAATACCCCGCCGATAAAATCACCCATTTCAATAAAAGCACTTTCTGGCAATGGATATAACTGCCGAGCCGCAGTTTCAGATACATTTCCCGTGGAGGCGACCAAATGATCGATTCCCGCAGCACGGGCAACATCTATCCCACGATGAATGCTGGCAATCCATGCCGCACAAGAAAATGGTACAACGATCCCAGTCGTCCCTAAAATAGATAATCCTCCTATGATCCCAAGCCTTGGATTCATCGTTTTTTGTGCTAATTGCTGCCCATTGGGAACGCTAATCATAACTTCGATATCTGGATTGGGAATGACTTCTGATAATGCTCGAATAATCATCTGTCTGGGCACAGGATTAATTGCAGGTTCACCAACAGGCAAAGGTAATCCAGCTTTTGTTACCACCCCTACCCCAGGACCTGCTTTAAAGACCACCCCTGACCCCGTTGTAATTTTGGTGATTTTCACAGTAATTTCAGCATTGTGAGTTACGTCAGGGTCATCCCCTGCGTCTTTAATCACAGAGGCAATAGCACAATTTTTATTAATAATTTCTTGCCTTTGAATTTGGAAGATAACTTTTTTACCCTGTGGCAAGGTAATCTCTACCCAATTTGTAAAAAAACCATTATGTAATGCTATATATGCAGCTTTCGCCGCAGCAGCTGCACAAGCACCCGTTGTCCATCCATAACGCAATCTTTTACTATCTTGTACCACCATTTAGGATCCTTTCACTATCAAACTATGACCTATTCTGATCAAAACGCAAAGGGGTTCATCATCGCTGCCCCCAAATCCTCCAGTGGCAAGACAACCCTTACTTTGGGATTGCTAACAGCATTAAGACGCCAAAACATTAATGTTCGTGCTGCAAAATCAGGGCCCGACTACATTGACCCAGCTTTTCACAAGGTAGCAACACAAAAAACCTCGTTCAACCTTGATAGTTGGGCCATGCCACACACGTTACTGGATAATCTTTTTATTAAAACCATACAAGATTCGGAATTAACTATCATTGAATCTTCAATGGGGTTTTTCGATGGTATTGAAACCCAAGATGGACAACGCGGATGTGGTGCCGATTTGGCTATACGGTATCATTTACCTGTCATTTTAGTTATAGACATTACAGGGCAAGCCCAGTCCGCAGCAGCCACAGCTTATGGTTTTGCCACCATTCATCCTGATATCCACGTCAAAGGGGTAATTTTTAATAATGTTGCCTCGCCCAGACATCATGCCAGTACAGAAGCCGCTTTTAAACGTATTGGGATCCCTGTCTTGGGATCTATCCCACGGGATCCATCATTACATTTACCCACACGCCATTTAGGATTAATTCAAGCCAAAGAACATCCTGACTTGGACAAACATTTAAATTATTTGGCTGATATTATTGAAAAACACGTCAATATCGAAGCATTATTATCGCTGCACAGCCCTTTGACCTTGCCCCATTTTAATCAAAATATCGTTGCTATCCCGCCACCTGGACAACGAATTGCCATTGCCAAAGATATTGCTTTTAGCTTTATATATCCACACCTCCTTGATGGATGGCGGCAACAAGGCGCTTCCTTACATTTTTTTTCCCCTATGGATAATATGCCACCACCTCATGATTGTGATTGTTGTTGGCTGCCAGGGGGATATCCCGAACTATATGCAGGGCAATTGGCAAATGCAGATCGCTTTATTAAAGGATTACAATTATTTGCCCAACACAAAGCTGTGCATGGTGAATGTGGGGGATATATGGTCATGGGGCAAAGACTAATTGATAAAGATGGTATTTCCCATAATATGACTGGATTGCTAAGCCATAGTTGTAGTTATGAAAACCGCAAGATTCATTTGGGATATCGTCGTGCCACTATTACCCATCAAGGACATTGCCATATCATTCACGGTCATGAATTTCACTATGCAACGGTTATTGACCCTGGCAACGATCTTCCTTATGCTGAGCTCAGCGATGGTACAGGTAATCCCATCGGTCCCGAAGGGGGACGGCGCCATTTAAGCACAGGCTGTTTTTTCCATAGTATTGCAGTACAACCATGAAACAATTTAAATCTATTCAACATCTTAGACAAGCATGCACAGAAATTCCTTCCAAAGATGATGACGCTGCTCAAGCAACGTATAATCATCAAAAGACACTTCTTAAACCCCCTGGCAGTCTAGGCGAGCTTGAAAACTTGGTGGCATGGTTAGCTTCATGGCAAAGGAAAACAACACCGACACTAAATCGTGTCTGTATTATTGTTTTTGCTGGCAATCATGGGGTAACAGAAGAAAATGTTACGCCTTATGATCCCGTCATTACCCAGATGATGATCAATCAGATGAACCAAGGGCATGCCGCCATTAATCAACTGGCTAATACTGCCAACGCAGAATTACGAATTATCCCCGTACATGATCTGAAGCCAACTCAAAATATTTGTAAATACCCCGCCATGAGCGAAGAAGAATTCTTGAAAGCTGTAGAGACTGGTTACAATGCAGTTACCCCCAATATCGACTTACTTTGTCTAGGAGAAGTCGGAATCGGAAACACAACCATCGCAGCAGCCTTAAGTGCTGCCCTTTTCGGAGGGGATGGTGCGCAATGGGTCAGTAAAGGCACCAGTACTGGTGCAGACCATGTTGCTAATAAACAAAATGCCGTTAACAGTGCCTTGGCTTTGCACAAAGACATTTTAGAGGATCCCCTAGAAGTTTGCCGTCACTTAGGGGGGTATGAACATGCAGCATTATTAGGGGCAGCCCTCGCCGCCCGTCATTTAAATATTCCTGTTATTCTTGATGGTTTTGTTTGTACCAGTGCCGTTGCTGCATTACAAAGATTAAATCCTACTGGACTTGATCATACAAAGATTAGTCATCTGTCCGCAGAAAAAGGACATTTATTGTTAGCTGGAAATTTAAACCTTTATCCCTTGGTCGCCTTTAACATGCGCCTAGGAGAAGGATCAGGAGCGGCCTTAGTTATTCCTATTTTTCAAGGGGCCTTGGCTTGTTATACAGGTATGAGCCGTTATAAAGATGCTGGTCTTCCTCCAAACCAAGGATCGTGAGCCATTTTACGTAAAATTCACGCCGATCTCTACTGTGGAATTTCTTTTTTCTCGCGCCTTCCTGTGGGTTGGTTATATCGGCCAGATTTTCCTTTTTCTTTTGCCAGAGCTGTATGGACATGGCCAGTTGTGGGGTTATTGCTGGGAGTAATTGCAGCCTTTTTCTTTGTTGTTCTTATCCATATTGGATTATCACCTTGGATTGTTGCTTTTGCTACCCTTGGCTTTCAATTATTGATTACTGGGGGTTTGCACGAGGACGGATTGGCCGATACAGCCGACGGACTGGGGGGAGGCAAAGATAAAGAACATAAACTCTCTATCATGCGAGATAGCCGTTTGGGCAGTTACGGGGCATTAACCCTAATAATCATCTTGGGCCTACAAGCCAGCGCATTAGCTGATTTAACCAAGCATATTGTACACGCCACTGAAACGATCATTCTGAGCGCCATATTATCTCGATGCACAATTATTATTCCAATTTATTATGGTAACCCTGCACGTAATAACGGGATGGCAACTCAATTATCTGCTGTTCCTAAACCTGCTGTTTTTTCCAATCTTATAATCTGTGCGATAGTTCCCTTTTTTATATATCCTTGGCATTTTGCTTTCATAACGGTTCTTTGCTGCGCAATTATTGGATGGGGTATGAGCATCTTGGCCTGTCGTCACATTAATGGATACACAGGGGATATTTTGGGGGCAACACAAACACTTACCGCAACAACGATACTAATCTTGGGCAGTTTATTTTCTTAGTCATAAAAATTAAAAATTTCTAATGCACCAAAATCTGGCAACGGACCCAGCAGTTCAACCTGCTGGTTTTGGACAATTTGTCGCAGTAAACGAAGTGGACCACCGTGAGAAACGATTAATATGTTCTGTCGTAATTGCTTGATCTCGTCCCACACCTCGGTAACACGCTTTAAAAGAGCCTGCCCATTTTCACCCCCTGGTATTTGCCACCCCCAAGGATCCTTTGCCCATTCATCAATTAATTCTTTTGGTAAATGATCCCATAGTTTGCCCTCCCACTCTCCAAAATCGAATTCCAACAATCTTGCATCCGACTGATATGATATCTGATAACGCTTGGCAAATTCACGGGTTAAATCAAAACAGCGCAAGGCAGGGGAAGAAAAAATATGATCTACATGAAAACCATTAGGTAAAACAGCATAATCTTGCCACGATTCTTGCAAGGGAACATCTGAATGCCCGTAGCACAATCCTTTGGGTACATTAACAGGAGGATGACGAATTAACCCAATTTGAAACATTTAGCCTCTGATAACTTGATAGTAAACAGATCAATCTGACCTAACTTAATCACTGCTACGCCACAATTTTATCTTCATAACACTAATTATTCATAATCAAATCGCTCTTTGTCTTCTTGTTCTTCACGCTTACGTTCCGTCTTACTCCAACGTCCGACTAAAACGTCCCATAATGAAAAGAAAATGGAGAACATTATCAACAATGCTAAACAAACAGATAAAAGGATCATTGCAGCAGCCACGTTTTTAGTCCCCTTTTATTTAACAATCATTGATTTCAGTATTATACCATAACAGGCATAAATTATATCTTCATCACAATCAATTTATTTGAAGGATATATTAATTTCAAAAACATGTCTAATTTACACCGCTTCTTATAAAACTATTATTTGATTATCAAATAATTTGACTTGATGTAGAAATTGAGAATATTAAGATTTATTTCCTAACAAATAAGACAAAATATCATGGCACAAGCAGTTCGTATTAAAAATAAAACCTCTGGTATGATCAAAAATGGATATGTTGGTTACAGCTGGACCTATCTATTTTTTGGTTGGTTTGTCCCCCTTTTTCGTGGGGAAATAGGTATTGCTATTTTACATTTTATTGTATCATTTCTGACTTGCGGATTGTGGCAAATCATTTTTAGTTTTCTATATAATAAACAATATATGACCCGCATGCTGGGCCAAGAGGGATGGGAACTGGCCGATAGTGAAGAGTTAAATGCACTGGCACGTCAAAAACTAAAAATAATCGATCCTGCTTCTTAATGACTGCGAATTTTAATAAATATTACTTATTAAAGGGTTCTATTGAACCCTTTACTCTTTCGTGGTGCCTTATTTATTTTCAGGAAGTTGCTCTGATATATATGGGGGCAAAGCAAATGCAGCAAGCTGTACTTCAGGGGACCAATAGCGTGTTTTATTTAAAAGATTGGCTTTAACCGCACGCTCTTTTATCACTTCTACAGTCTGATAGATTTTATTTTGCCCTTTACCAGCTATACCCAATGTCATAAATCCCCCAACATATGTGGGAACCGCAGCGACATATGCAGAAACATAATCAAAAAATTTAGAACGACGTAAACTGGTTTCACGTAACTCGTCAGCCTGCATAAAAGGCACCCCACATTGATTGACGATTAACCCATTCTTGGTCAATATACGCGCAGAGTTTTTATAAAATTCGTCTGTAAATAAAACTTCACCAACACCAATAGGATCAGTACTATCAACGATAATAACATCGAAACTTTCACTGGGGGCATCGACAACATACTGAATCCCATCACCGATAATCAATTCTGCACGTGGATCATCCCAACAAGCACCTGAAATATCAGGCATAAATTGCTTAGCTAACGCAACTACTTCCCCATCAATTTCAACCATGGTTGCCTTTTCAACCTCGGGATGTTGCAAAACGCGCCGTAATACCCCACCATCACCAGCACCAATAATTAAAACCCGCTTGGCATGACCATGAATAAACAAAGGAACATGGGTTAACATTTCTTGATAAACAAATTCATCTTTTTCTGAAATCTGCGTAACCCCATCCAACAAAAGCACACGGCCATAAAATTCGTTTTCGATAATCTGGATATCTTGATATTCAGATTTTTTATGAACCAATTCTTTATCCACACGAAAACGTTGCTGCCAAGCGTCATAAAGTGTTTCATTAACCCAATTTTTAGACATTCGATCTGACCCCATTAATTCTCTTTAAATGCAAAAAAGCCGGACAATAAAAACTGTCCAGCTTTGATTGATCTTGCGTAAGTTCATCAATATCAAACTTACAGATTCTCTCTACCGCGTCTTTGTTCATCCAAAACGATTCGTTCTGGTTTAAAGAAACGCTGTAAAACAGGAATAGACGTGTATGGATCACATGACCCACACATGAAAATATCTAACGCGGCAAAATTACGTTCTGGCCACGTATGAATTGAAATATGGCTTTCTGCCAATACGACAACGCCAGAAACCCCACCATTAGGAGAGAAATGATGGAAATGACTGTGCAAAATCGTTGCACCAGCAACAACCGCCGCCTCTCGCAGGACACGATCTATTTCCTCTGGGTTATCAAGACTGGTTGCATCCCACAAATCCACAAGCAAATGTGTACCTGCGAAACGCATACCGTCTCGTTCAATAAAATAATCTTTCCGATCCTCAATATTTTCATGAAGATCAGCCGAAACCTGGTTATTTCTCGGATTTTCCGAGACCATCCCCAGTTGAGCAAGTGCGTTCATCACGTACCCCTTAACCAGTAGACGGCCTGTTGGGCAAATGCCCCCTTGGGCCAAAGAAGAGCGAAAAATTAGAACATATCTATTACAATCAAAAAAATTCTACTTTTTATCGCTAACGAATATTAAAAATAAATCTTTTAACTAAATACATTCCAT
Coding sequences within it:
- a CDS encoding nicotinate-nucleotide--dimethylbenzimidazole phosphoribosyltransferase; this encodes MKQFKSIQHLRQACTEIPSKDDDAAQATYNHQKTLLKPPGSLGELENLVAWLASWQRKTTPTLNRVCIIVFAGNHGVTEENVTPYDPVITQMMINQMNQGHAAINQLANTANAELRIIPVHDLKPTQNICKYPAMSEEEFLKAVETGYNAVTPNIDLLCLGEVGIGNTTIAAALSAALFGGDGAQWVSKGTSTGADHVANKQNAVNSALALHKDILEDPLEVCRHLGGYEHAALLGAALAARHLNIPVILDGFVCTSAVAALQRLNPTGLDHTKISHLSAEKGHLLLAGNLNLYPLVAFNMRLGEGSGAALVIPIFQGALACYTGMSRYKDAGLPPNQGS
- the speD gene encoding adenosylmethionine decarboxylase, which codes for MNALAQLGMVSENPRNNQVSADLHENIEDRKDYFIERDGMRFAGTHLLVDLWDATSLDNPEEIDRVLREAAVVAGATILHSHFHHFSPNGGVSGVVVLAESHISIHTWPERNFAALDIFMCGSCDPYTSIPVLQRFFKPERIVLDEQRRGRENL
- the cobS gene encoding adenosylcobinamide-GDP ribazoletransferase produces the protein MSFFSRLPVGWLYRPDFPFSFARAVWTWPVVGLLLGVIAAFFFVVLIHIGLSPWIVAFATLGFQLLITGGLHEDGLADTADGLGGGKDKEHKLSIMRDSRLGSYGALTLIIILGLQASALADLTKHIVHATETIILSAILSRCTIIIPIYYGNPARNNGMATQLSAVPKPAVFSNLIICAIVPFFIYPWHFAFITVLCCAIIGWGMSILACRHINGYTGDILGATQTLTATTILILGSLFS
- the speE gene encoding polyamine aminopropyltransferase; this encodes MSKNWVNETLYDAWQQRFRVDKELVHKKSEYQDIQIIENEFYGRVLLLDGVTQISEKDEFVYQEMLTHVPLFIHGHAKRVLIIGAGDGGVLRRVLQHPEVEKATMVEIDGEVVALAKQFMPDISGACWDDPRAELIIGDGIQYVVDAPSESFDVIIVDSTDPIGVGEVLFTDEFYKNSARILTKNGLIVNQCGVPFMQADELRETSLRRSKFFDYVSAYVAAVPTYVGGFMTLGIAGKGQNKIYQTVEVIKERAVKANLLNKTRYWSPEVQLAAFALPPYISEQLPENK
- a CDS encoding cobalt-precorrin-5B (C(1))-methyltransferase: MVQDSKRLRYGWTTGACAAAAAKAAYIALHNGFFTNWVEITLPQGKKVIFQIQRQEIINKNCAIASVIKDAGDDPDVTHNAEITVKITKITTGSGVVFKAGPGVGVVTKAGLPLPVGEPAINPVPRQMIIRALSEVIPNPDIEVMISVPNGQQLAQKTMNPRLGIIGGLSILGTTGIVVPFSCAAWIASIHRGIDVARAAGIDHLVASTGNVSETAARQLYPLPESAFIEMGDFIGGVLKYLKTHPVRRLTLAGGVAKMTKLAQGHFDLHSKRSSVDFVLLSQWVKQLGGSDDLVEKIINVNTTAQVFSLCQHKIKLADFIAQKALEQVKEALFPVNMQLDILLFDRNGVCHGRA
- a CDS encoding cobyrinate a,c-diamide synthase yields the protein MTYSDQNAKGFIIAAPKSSSGKTTLTLGLLTALRRQNINVRAAKSGPDYIDPAFHKVATQKTSFNLDSWAMPHTLLDNLFIKTIQDSELTIIESSMGFFDGIETQDGQRGCGADLAIRYHLPVILVIDITGQAQSAAATAYGFATIHPDIHVKGVIFNNVASPRHHASTEAAFKRIGIPVLGSIPRDPSLHLPTRHLGLIQAKEHPDLDKHLNYLADIIEKHVNIEALLSLHSPLTLPHFNQNIVAIPPPGQRIAIAKDIAFSFIYPHLLDGWRQQGASLHFFSPMDNMPPPHDCDCCWLPGGYPELYAGQLANADRFIKGLQLFAQHKAVHGECGGYMVMGQRLIDKDGISHNMTGLLSHSCSYENRKIHLGYRRATITHQGHCHIIHGHEFHYATVIDPGNDLPYAELSDGTGNPIGPEGGRRHLSTGCFFHSIAVQP
- a CDS encoding histidine phosphatase family protein — encoded protein: MFQIGLIRHPPVNVPKGLCYGHSDVPLQESWQDYAVLPNGFHVDHIFSSPALRCFDLTREFAKRYQISYQSDARLLEFDFGEWEGKLWDHLPKELIDEWAKDPWGWQIPGGENGQALLKRVTEVWDEIKQLRQNILIVSHGGPLRLLRQIVQNQQVELLGPLPDFGALEIFNFYD